From the genome of Nodosilinea sp. FACHB-141, one region includes:
- a CDS encoding diguanylate cyclase domain-containing protein, whose protein sequence is MAKVPRGKRQSPRFWNEITPESSELQLSPTAWRHEATVNRQIQVYAQLHLLQQIVDSMPACVSYVDKNLCYQYVNVTYQDWFGIKPEDLYGRSLETVIGTAAYEKVKPNIDRVLAGEKVVYEATLHYDRAGTRYVHATLVPDYDTEGAVKGYFALIQDLTDRKAAELALQRKSEQDHTLWQITQRIRQTLDLQDILATATEEVQRHLHVDRTLIFQFTSGHGGEVIQVTHEADCPIAITAHQCQGQGLRSTCYQHYGQSTVGAVADLEQQDADLCLSPLMRAIAAKSAIIAPVLQSQGKGENCLWGFLIAQTCSDYRQWSTGEVDLLEQVADQLAIAVQQADLLAKLQCQAERLAETNQALEQANQRLNELSRQDALTKIANRRHFDVVLQQEWKRLSRSQLPLSLIMFDVDRFKQFNDRHGHLAGDACLTTVAQTSQGVVNRPTDLVARYGGEEFAVVLPNTDLSGALTIAETLRRSICALNIVNFETATETVYVTVSVGVACQIPTVGTSPQYLIDIADRALYRAKQTGRNRVVYGE, encoded by the coding sequence ATGGCCAAGGTGCCTAGAGGTAAACGGCAGTCTCCCCGCTTTTGGAACGAGATTACTCCAGAGTCATCGGAGTTGCAGCTCTCTCCGACGGCATGGCGGCACGAGGCGACCGTGAACAGGCAGATTCAAGTTTATGCCCAGCTTCATCTGCTGCAGCAAATAGTTGACTCGATGCCTGCTTGCGTTTCCTATGTAGACAAAAATCTTTGCTATCAATACGTCAACGTCACGTATCAAGACTGGTTTGGTATCAAGCCGGAGGATCTCTATGGTCGCTCCTTGGAAACAGTGATTGGCACCGCCGCCTACGAAAAGGTTAAGCCCAATATCGATCGGGTTTTAGCGGGAGAAAAGGTGGTCTATGAAGCCACCCTACATTATGACCGGGCGGGGACGCGCTATGTGCACGCCACCCTGGTACCCGACTACGACACCGAGGGGGCGGTGAAAGGCTACTTTGCGTTGATTCAAGACCTGACCGATCGCAAGGCGGCAGAACTTGCCCTCCAGCGGAAGTCAGAGCAAGATCACACTCTTTGGCAGATCACCCAACGCATTCGACAAACCCTAGACCTACAAGATATTTTGGCCACTGCCACTGAGGAGGTGCAGCGCCACCTACACGTCGATCGCACCCTGATTTTTCAGTTCACCTCGGGCCACGGCGGCGAGGTCATTCAGGTTACCCATGAGGCTGACTGCCCTATAGCCATCACCGCTCATCAGTGCCAGGGGCAAGGGCTGCGGTCAACCTGCTATCAACATTATGGTCAGAGCACCGTGGGTGCTGTGGCCGACCTAGAGCAGCAGGATGCTGACCTCTGCCTCAGCCCCTTGATGCGGGCGATCGCGGCCAAGTCGGCCATCATTGCCCCGGTGCTACAGTCTCAAGGCAAAGGAGAAAACTGCCTTTGGGGTTTTTTGATCGCTCAGACCTGTAGCGACTACCGCCAGTGGAGTACGGGAGAAGTCGATCTGCTGGAGCAGGTGGCTGACCAGTTGGCGATCGCCGTGCAGCAGGCCGATCTACTGGCCAAACTCCAGTGCCAAGCTGAACGGCTAGCCGAGACCAACCAGGCCCTAGAGCAGGCCAACCAACGCCTCAATGAACTGAGCCGCCAAGATGCCCTCACCAAAATTGCCAACCGTCGCCATTTCGACGTCGTTCTTCAGCAGGAGTGGAAGCGCCTGAGCCGCAGCCAATTACCCCTCTCGCTGATCATGTTTGACGTTGATCGCTTTAAGCAATTCAACGATCGCCACGGGCACCTGGCTGGCGATGCTTGTCTGACCACCGTTGCCCAAACTAGCCAGGGCGTGGTCAATCGCCCTACCGATCTAGTCGCTCGCTATGGGGGCGAAGAGTTTGCTGTCGTCTTGCCCAATACCGATCTTTCAGGGGCACTCACCATTGCTGAAACCCTTCGTCGCAGCATCTGCGCGCTCAACATCGTGAATTTTGAAACAGCAACCGAGACGGTCTATGTCACCGTTAGCGTTGGGGTGGCCTGCCAAATTCCCACTGTCGGCACGTCGCCTCAATATCTAATCGACATCGCTGATCGGGCGCTCTACCGAGCCAAGCAGACCGGACGCAACCGCGTAGTCTACGGGGAATAA
- a CDS encoding ABC transporter substrate-binding protein translates to MKKLPHFVGLTLIFSVVMVGCRSQSNAPQSTEVQSGDTITILGTLTGVGEDKMRAAMAPFTAATGIEIIYEGSDAFTTLVPVRVDSGNPPDIALFPQPGLMMDFAEAGQMVPLTDFIDRATLGDAYDEYLLNLVSLEDDVYGLWMRADVKSLVWYNPQAFEAKGYTVPETWAEMEVLSDRMIADGSKPWCMGMESGQATGWVGTDWVEDILLRQAGPEVYDQWVSHEIPFADPQVKAAFEGFGAIALDSEAVLGGTTGILSTPFGEAPLPLFANPPGCYLHHQASFIVEFLPETVEPGVNLSVFPLPPMDPAQGNAVILGGIVFGVFNDTPAVRALMAYLATPEPHAIWAGLGSYISPHRQVSLDAYPDDLTRRQAEILQNADVLRFDGADLMPGAIGTGAFWSGIVDYVDGQDLDTVLSDIDAAWPPESE, encoded by the coding sequence ATGAAAAAACTTCCCCATTTCGTCGGGCTTACGCTCATCTTCAGCGTTGTGATGGTTGGCTGTCGGTCGCAGTCAAACGCTCCCCAGTCTACCGAAGTGCAGTCCGGCGATACCATCACCATTCTGGGCACCCTGACCGGCGTGGGCGAAGACAAGATGCGGGCCGCTATGGCTCCCTTTACCGCAGCTACCGGAATTGAAATTATCTACGAAGGCAGCGACGCTTTTACCACCCTGGTGCCGGTGCGGGTCGATTCGGGCAACCCGCCTGATATAGCCCTGTTTCCGCAGCCAGGGCTGATGATGGACTTTGCTGAGGCCGGCCAGATGGTGCCCCTCACCGACTTTATCGATCGCGCCACCCTGGGCGACGCCTACGACGAGTACCTGCTGAATCTAGTCAGCTTAGAAGACGATGTCTACGGCCTGTGGATGCGGGCGGATGTGAAAAGTCTGGTGTGGTACAACCCGCAAGCCTTTGAGGCCAAAGGATACACTGTGCCTGAGACCTGGGCCGAGATGGAAGTGCTCAGCGATCGCATGATCGCCGACGGCAGCAAACCCTGGTGTATGGGCATGGAGAGCGGCCAGGCCACCGGCTGGGTCGGCACCGACTGGGTCGAAGACATTTTGCTGCGCCAGGCGGGGCCAGAGGTTTACGACCAGTGGGTGAGCCACGAGATTCCCTTTGCTGACCCGCAGGTGAAGGCGGCGTTTGAGGGCTTTGGAGCGATCGCCCTCGACTCCGAGGCGGTGCTGGGCGGCACCACTGGCATCCTCAGCACCCCCTTTGGGGAGGCCCCGCTGCCTCTATTTGCCAACCCACCAGGCTGCTACCTGCACCACCAGGCCAGCTTTATTGTCGAATTTTTACCCGAAACCGTTGAACCCGGCGTCAATCTCAGCGTGTTCCCGCTGCCGCCGATGGACCCAGCCCAGGGCAACGCAGTGATTTTGGGCGGCATCGTCTTTGGCGTGTTTAACGACACGCCAGCGGTGCGCGCCCTGATGGCGTATCTGGCCACCCCCGAACCCCATGCGATTTGGGCCGGGCTGGGCAGCTACATTTCTCCGCACCGCCAGGTGAGCCTCGACGCCTACCCCGACGACCTCACCCGCAGGCAAGCCGAGATTTTGCAAAACGCCGATGTGCTACGCTTCGACGGTGCTGATCTGATGCCGGGTGCGATCGGCACGGGTGCCTTTTGGTCGGGCATTGTTGACTATGTCGATGGCCAAGACTTAGACACCGTGCTCAGCGACATCGACGCTGCCTGGCCCCCAGAATCTGAGTAG
- a CDS encoding ABC transporter ATP-binding protein, giving the protein MPSVTFKSVTKRYGEFVALRDLDIEIGDREFLVFVGPSGCGKTTTLRLLAGLDSVTAGDIYIGDRRVNELASRDRDIAMVFQSYALYPHMTVYDNMAFSLEIQGLGRGDIQQRVQRAAQQMGLEDLLHRKPKELSGGQRQRVAVCRAILRNPAVFLMDEPLSNLDAQLRVQARAEISRLHRELESTFVYVTHDQVEAMTMGTRIAILNQGVLQQIDTPQAIYSAPKNKFVAGFIGSPAMNFFDGVLVEMADQLWFKSDALSLPLPPTTSAQYQRYISQRVICGIRPEDIHDARYLPPSIVTAPLKGTITHTESMGHEVIVYLALGDGQSCAARVDRRSTLALGDRVELAVNTHVLHLFNSHTEEAIS; this is encoded by the coding sequence ATGCCCTCGGTCACTTTCAAGTCTGTCACTAAGCGCTACGGCGAGTTTGTGGCCCTGCGTGATCTAGATATTGAGATTGGCGATCGCGAGTTTCTAGTCTTTGTTGGCCCGTCGGGCTGTGGCAAAACCACTACTCTGCGGTTGCTGGCGGGGTTGGACAGCGTGACTGCGGGAGATATCTACATTGGCGATCGCCGGGTGAATGAGCTGGCTAGCCGCGATCGCGATATTGCCATGGTGTTTCAGTCCTACGCGCTGTACCCCCATATGACGGTGTACGACAACATGGCTTTTAGCCTGGAGATTCAGGGTTTGGGCCGGGGCGATATTCAGCAGCGGGTGCAGCGGGCGGCTCAGCAGATGGGGCTGGAGGATTTGCTTCACCGCAAGCCTAAGGAACTCTCGGGGGGGCAGCGGCAGCGGGTGGCGGTGTGTCGGGCAATCCTTCGCAACCCGGCGGTGTTTTTGATGGATGAACCCCTTTCTAACCTGGATGCCCAACTGCGCGTGCAGGCCCGCGCCGAAATCAGCCGCCTGCACCGTGAGCTAGAGAGCACGTTCGTTTATGTCACCCATGACCAAGTCGAAGCCATGACCATGGGCACTCGCATTGCCATTTTGAACCAGGGCGTCTTGCAGCAGATCGATACTCCCCAGGCGATCTACAGCGCTCCTAAAAACAAGTTTGTGGCCGGGTTTATCGGCAGTCCCGCGATGAATTTCTTTGATGGAGTTCTAGTCGAAATGGCCGATCAGCTTTGGTTCAAATCCGATGCTCTAAGCTTGCCTCTACCGCCGACAACCTCTGCCCAGTACCAGCGCTACATCAGTCAGCGGGTAATCTGCGGCATTCGCCCCGAAGACATTCACGATGCCCGCTACCTGCCTCCTAGCATAGTCACCGCTCCCCTCAAAGGCACCATTACCCACACTGAAAGCATGGGCCATGAGGTGATTGTTTACCTGGCTCTAGGCGACGGTCAGAGCTGCGCAGCTAGGGTAGATCGCCGCTCGACTCTGGCTTTGGGCGACAGGGTTGAACTGGCCGTGAACACCCATGTCCTACACCTGTTTAATTCCCACACTGAAGAGGCGATAAGTTAA
- a CDS encoding RidA family protein translates to MARQRAFSGTPWEEQVGYCRALRVGQQIFVSGTAPSDGQGGTFAPGDAYAQTKRCFEIIQQALVELDADLSDVVRTRIYITDMSRWAEVAQAHHELFADHPPVNTTVEIPALMQPDMLVEIEVDALCEAALPQPPPVSRTQSMILGRPIQRSGLPPTRGSDLDEGCLD, encoded by the coding sequence ATGGCGCGGCAGCGAGCATTTTCGGGCACTCCGTGGGAAGAGCAGGTCGGCTACTGCCGAGCGCTGCGGGTGGGCCAGCAAATTTTTGTCTCCGGCACCGCCCCCAGCGATGGCCAAGGGGGCACCTTTGCCCCCGGCGATGCCTACGCTCAAACCAAGCGCTGCTTTGAGATCATTCAGCAGGCCTTAGTAGAACTGGATGCTGACCTCAGCGACGTGGTGCGTACCCGCATCTACATCACTGATATGAGCCGCTGGGCAGAAGTCGCCCAGGCCCACCACGAGCTATTTGCCGACCATCCCCCGGTCAACACCACCGTCGAAATTCCTGCCCTCATGCAGCCCGATATGCTGGTCGAAATCGAGGTTGACGCCCTGTGCGAAGCAGCCCTACCCCAGCCGCCACCGGTCAGTCGGACCCAAAGCATGATTTTGGGCCGCCCGATTCAACGGTCTGGCCTGCCGCCGACTAGAGGATCAGACCTAGATGAAGGCTGTCTCGACTAG
- a CDS encoding DUF2252 domain-containing protein, which translates to MVTADESASSPVADADMPQSVADRMAAGKALRQRVKRSDLGEYHPPANRPDPVDLLQAQATTRLPSLVPLRYGRMLASPFAFLRGSAAVMVADVAPAPTTGIEVQACGDMHVSNFGVFASAERNLVFAINDFDETYPAPWEWDLKRLAASIVVAGRYLGGDRSLCQNSVRAAIESYRQHLAAYANLPYLELWYDNITESELLGKLPDSAEKYAQRVLDKARDRNHLQVLDEMTNLVDDRHHIIESPPLVVRAETLSDGPTVLADVKTLLQDYLTSLSGDRRFLLSRYRLLDVARKVVGVGSVGTRCWVLYLEGKDASDPLFLQVKEVQPSALAPYSSARCDHRLPDDHQGRRVVIGQKLIQGSPDIFLGWGSLNGTHYYVRQLRDMKGGFKLEPDKFQLSRLPDYCTLCGWALALAHAKSCDAAMLAGYIGKGDALADALVLFAEAYADQTERDYDRLVSAAKQGRIPVDYED; encoded by the coding sequence ATGGTTACCGCTGACGAATCGGCTTCTAGCCCAGTCGCCGATGCCGATATGCCTCAGTCGGTAGCCGATCGCATGGCGGCGGGCAAGGCTTTGCGGCAGCGGGTCAAGCGCTCTGACCTGGGCGAATATCACCCCCCTGCCAATCGCCCTGACCCGGTAGACCTGCTGCAGGCCCAGGCGACAACGCGTCTGCCATCCCTGGTGCCGCTGCGCTACGGGCGAATGCTGGCGTCGCCCTTTGCCTTTTTGCGGGGTTCGGCGGCGGTGATGGTGGCCGATGTTGCTCCAGCACCGACTACCGGCATTGAGGTGCAGGCCTGTGGTGACATGCATGTGTCTAATTTTGGGGTGTTTGCCTCGGCTGAGCGCAACCTGGTATTTGCCATCAACGACTTTGACGAAACCTACCCCGCCCCCTGGGAGTGGGATCTGAAGCGTCTGGCGGCCAGCATTGTGGTAGCGGGGCGATATTTAGGGGGCGATCGCTCCCTTTGCCAGAACTCAGTGCGGGCGGCGATCGAATCCTACCGTCAGCACTTGGCTGCCTACGCCAACCTGCCTTACCTTGAGCTGTGGTACGACAACATTACTGAATCCGAACTGCTCGGAAAGCTGCCCGACAGCGCCGAGAAATATGCCCAGCGAGTTTTGGATAAGGCGCGCGATCGCAACCACCTGCAAGTGCTCGACGAAATGACCAACCTGGTGGACGATCGCCACCACATCATCGAGTCACCGCCGCTGGTGGTGCGGGCCGAGACCCTGAGCGATGGCCCTACGGTACTAGCTGACGTGAAGACGCTGCTGCAAGACTATTTGACGTCTCTGAGCGGCGATCGCCGCTTTTTGCTATCGCGCTACCGGCTGCTGGATGTGGCCCGTAAAGTAGTGGGAGTGGGGAGTGTGGGCACCCGTTGCTGGGTGCTCTATTTAGAGGGCAAGGACGCCAGCGATCCACTGTTCTTGCAGGTCAAAGAAGTCCAGCCTTCAGCGCTGGCCCCCTATTCCTCGGCGCGGTGTGACCATCGATTGCCCGATGACCACCAGGGGCGGCGGGTGGTGATTGGCCAAAAGTTGATTCAAGGATCTCCCGATATTTTTCTAGGCTGGGGCAGCCTCAACGGCACCCACTACTACGTTCGTCAACTGCGCGATATGAAAGGCGGATTTAAACTCGAACCCGACAAGTTTCAGCTATCGAGACTGCCTGACTACTGCACCCTCTGCGGCTGGGCGCTGGCGCTGGCCCACGCAAAATCGTGCGACGCCGCCATGCTGGCGGGCTATATTGGCAAAGGCGATGCGTTGGCCGATGCCCTGGTTCTCTTTGCCGAAGCCTACGCCGACCAAACCGAGCGCGACTACGATCGCCTGGTGTCCGCTGCTAAACAAGGGCGCATTCCGGTTGACTACGAAGATTGA
- a CDS encoding carbohydrate ABC transporter permease, with protein MPPWLTRTPIHLALVTLSLLWTLPSLGLLISSIRPPADVLASGWWTVFQHPFEFTQYSLENYRAVLGAAGMGQALLNSFTIAIPATVMPIAIATFAAYALAWMEFPGRQWLFLAIVALLVVPLQMTFIPLLRTYGDLGLTGTFAGVWLAHTGYSLPLGIYLLNNYIRALPKDLVEAAAVDGATHLKIFTRVVVPLSMPAIASFAVFQFLWVWNDLLVALVFLGGTPTVAPLTITLTNLVGSRGQDWHLLTAGAFVTMTVPLLVFFALQRYFVRGLLAGSVKG; from the coding sequence ATGCCCCCCTGGCTCACCCGCACCCCCATCCACCTCGCCCTAGTCACCCTTTCCCTGCTGTGGACTCTCCCCAGCCTGGGCTTGCTGATCAGCTCGATCCGCCCCCCAGCTGACGTGCTCGCCAGCGGCTGGTGGACGGTGTTTCAGCACCCTTTTGAGTTCACCCAGTACAGCCTGGAGAACTACCGCGCGGTGCTGGGCGCGGCGGGGATGGGTCAGGCGTTGCTCAATAGCTTTACCATTGCGATTCCAGCGACGGTGATGCCGATCGCGATCGCCACCTTTGCCGCCTACGCCCTCGCCTGGATGGAGTTTCCTGGGCGCCAGTGGCTGTTTTTGGCGATCGTGGCGTTGCTGGTGGTGCCCTTGCAGATGACGTTTATTCCTTTGCTGCGCACCTACGGCGATTTGGGCCTGACGGGCACCTTCGCCGGGGTGTGGCTGGCCCATACGGGCTACAGCCTGCCCCTAGGCATTTACCTGTTGAATAATTACATCAGAGCGTTGCCGAAGGATTTAGTTGAAGCGGCGGCGGTGGATGGGGCCACCCACCTCAAAATTTTTACTCGGGTGGTGGTACCGCTGTCGATGCCTGCGATCGCCTCCTTTGCAGTTTTCCAGTTTCTCTGGGTGTGGAATGATTTGCTGGTAGCGCTGGTATTTTTGGGCGGCACCCCCACCGTCGCTCCCCTGACGATTACCCTCACCAACCTGGTCGGCTCGCGAGGCCAAGACTGGCACCTGCTCACCGCCGGGGCGTTTGTCACCATGACGGTGCCGCTGCTGGTGTTCTTTGCCCTCCAGCGGTACTTTGTGCGCGGGCTGCTGGCGGGGTCGGTGAAGGGGTAG
- a CDS encoding carbohydrate ABC transporter permease translates to MVVFSKIGMAVLAILVGSGGVVALFYGANALVERFAPGRLKGRILPWVYLSPALLLLLAYLVIPTVLTVYVSLLDARSQSFVGLSNYLSLLADPGMGEALRNNIFWLVGVTGVSVSLGLLIAVLADRVRYEPLPKTLIFLPMAISFVGASVIWKFIYAFRPAGTAQIGLLNGVITSLGFEPVGWLVERSLNNFALITIMIWLQTGFCMVLLSAAVKGIPQEMIEAARIDGANEVQIFWRIVVPMIRSTILVVSTTTVLLVLKVFDIVYVMTAGNQGTEVIASRMFKEMFSFRHYGRGSAIAVILLLAVIPIMVVNIREFLHPTTR, encoded by the coding sequence ATGGTTGTTTTCTCCAAGATAGGAATGGCGGTGCTGGCCATTTTGGTCGGTAGCGGTGGGGTTGTGGCTCTGTTTTATGGGGCGAATGCGCTGGTGGAGCGCTTTGCCCCAGGCCGGCTCAAAGGTCGCATCTTGCCCTGGGTTTACCTAAGCCCGGCGCTGCTGCTGCTGCTGGCCTACCTGGTCATTCCAACGGTGTTGACGGTTTACGTTAGCCTGCTGGATGCGCGATCGCAGTCCTTCGTCGGTCTTAGTAACTACCTCTCGCTCCTTGCCGATCCGGGGATGGGCGAAGCCTTACGCAACAATATTTTCTGGCTGGTGGGGGTGACAGGGGTTAGTGTCAGCCTGGGGCTGCTGATTGCGGTACTAGCCGACCGAGTGCGCTACGAGCCACTACCCAAAACGCTGATCTTTTTGCCCATGGCGATCTCCTTTGTCGGAGCCAGCGTGATCTGGAAGTTTATCTACGCCTTTCGTCCGGCGGGAACTGCCCAAATTGGCTTGCTCAACGGGGTGATTACCAGCTTGGGCTTTGAGCCGGTGGGCTGGCTGGTGGAGCGATCGCTCAACAACTTCGCCCTGATCACCATTATGATTTGGCTGCAAACAGGCTTTTGCATGGTGCTGCTCTCGGCAGCGGTGAAGGGCATTCCCCAGGAAATGATCGAAGCCGCCCGCATCGATGGGGCCAATGAGGTACAGATCTTTTGGCGCATTGTCGTGCCCATGATTCGCTCCACCATTCTGGTGGTCTCAACCACCACTGTGCTGCTGGTACTGAAGGTATTCGACATTGTGTATGTAATGACGGCGGGCAACCAGGGCACCGAGGTGATCGCCAGCCGCATGTTTAAGGAGATGTTTAGCTTTCGCCACTACGGCCGGGGCAGCGCGATCGCCGTCATTTTGCTGCTCGCCGTCATCCCCATCATGGTCGTCAACATCCGCGAATTCCTCCACCCCACTACCCGCTAA